A genomic stretch from Sulfurihydrogenibium azorense Az-Fu1 includes:
- a CDS encoding ArnT family glycosyltransferase — protein sequence MLKKVLIFHVVVLILRVFYVLFRDIDLSPEEAQYWLWSKFLDLSYYSKPPLIAYLNFLSTAVLGDTEIGVRINAIILGFLIALTTYLFSLYLFKDEKLAFFNSVFIYFIPAYDIASILFLTDTPLAFFYLSLCYLFYVAVKENKPIIWILTGISAGLGFLSKYSIVFFFPVMIVYLTIFSRKTFKEKWFYISIFIAGVFTLPVLYWNFSHDFVSFKHVGKLSGAEQGFSLNFKHFGDYILGQIGINSLFLLPFFVYSIYKAFKERDEKLIYLSLSPLVVFFFFGFMALKKNVEANWPAFGYSTLYILTGYFIYKRFLKLALPPMALSLLSIIILFYTPILDKVGLTNILPPKIDPTKRLVGWQEMGGFVSALKKDYHRSFVFSDSYHISSELSFYMEGKPFVYCIRVDRRMNQWDLWEGLKKYENKGYWGIYVADHPITEKVKSGFESVEFQTTYDVKYRGVKVKKYYIYILKNYKKIEEDPITTY from the coding sequence ATCTTACTACTCAAAACCACCTTTGATAGCATACTTAAACTTCTTATCAACAGCTGTTTTAGGAGACACAGAGATAGGAGTCAGAATTAACGCAATAATTCTTGGATTTTTGATAGCTTTAACAACTTACCTATTTTCACTGTACTTGTTCAAAGATGAAAAATTAGCCTTTTTCAACTCAGTTTTTATATACTTTATTCCTGCTTACGATATAGCTTCTATTTTATTCCTAACAGACACACCACTAGCTTTCTTTTATCTATCTTTGTGTTATCTTTTTTACGTAGCAGTTAAAGAAAATAAACCAATAATCTGGATTTTAACAGGTATATCTGCAGGGTTAGGGTTTTTATCAAAATATTCTATCGTGTTTTTCTTTCCTGTGATGATTGTATACCTTACAATCTTTTCAAGGAAAACTTTTAAGGAAAAGTGGTTTTATATAAGTATTTTTATAGCTGGAGTGTTTACTTTACCTGTACTTTACTGGAATTTTAGTCATGATTTTGTAAGTTTTAAGCATGTAGGAAAACTGTCTGGGGCAGAGCAAGGGTTTAGTTTAAACTTTAAACACTTTGGAGATTACATCTTAGGACAGATAGGAATTAACTCTTTATTTTTACTGCCATTTTTTGTGTACTCAATTTACAAAGCCTTTAAAGAAAGAGATGAAAAATTGATATATCTATCTCTATCACCGTTGGTGGTTTTCTTCTTTTTTGGATTTATGGCTTTAAAGAAAAATGTTGAGGCAAACTGGCCAGCTTTTGGATACTCTACTTTGTATATTTTAACAGGTTATTTTATTTATAAAAGATTTTTAAAGTTAGCATTACCACCAATGGCTTTATCTTTACTATCTATCATTATCCTTTTTTACACACCAATCTTAGATAAGGTTGGTCTTACAAACATTCTACCACCTAAAATAGACCCAACAAAAAGACTTGTAGGCTGGCAAGAGATGGGAGGGTTTGTTAGTGCATTAAAAAAAGACTATCATAGAAGTTTTGTTTTTTCAGACTCTTATCATATATCATCAGAGCTTAGTTTTTATATGGAAGGAAAACCTTTTGTTTATTGTATAAGAGTTGATAGAAGGATGAACCAGTGGGATTTGTGGGAAGGACTGAAAAAGTATGAAAATAAAGGATACTGGGGAATATACGTTGCAGACCATCCTATAACAGAAAAAGTTAAATCTGGATTTGAATCTGTAGAATTTCAGACTACCTATGATGTAAAATATAGAGGAGTCAAAGTTAAAAAATACTACATTTACATACTTAAAAACTACAAAAAAATAGAAGAAGACCCTATAACAACGTATTAA
- the mtnC gene encoding acireductone synthase, with the protein MVKAVLTDIEGTTTPISFVKDVLFPYSYENIQDFILKNKDNPLIIKILEDVKKVEGKELSLEEIIQTLKKWIEEDRKITPLKEIQGLIWEEGYKSGKLKGYVYPDAYEKLKQWYENAIKLYVYSSGSVKAQKLLFSNTNFGDLNYLFSGYFDTNIGNKKEPISYTKIAQSIGLNPDEILFLSDNPDEILAAAKAGMKVVRLVRPNDAEYIKDFPYPQVESFIQIDLTVL; encoded by the coding sequence ATGGTTAAAGCTGTTTTAACTGATATAGAAGGAACTACAACTCCTATCTCTTTTGTAAAAGATGTTTTATTCCCTTACTCTTATGAAAACATTCAAGATTTTATTCTAAAAAACAAAGACAACCCTTTAATAATAAAAATATTAGAAGATGTTAAAAAAGTGGAAGGAAAGGAGTTATCCTTAGAAGAGATAATTCAAACTCTAAAGAAATGGATAGAAGAAGATAGGAAGATAACACCTCTTAAAGAAATTCAAGGTCTTATATGGGAAGAAGGTTATAAATCTGGAAAGTTAAAAGGTTATGTTTATCCTGATGCCTATGAAAAGTTAAAACAGTGGTATGAAAATGCGATAAAGTTATACGTTTACTCTTCTGGGTCTGTAAAAGCACAAAAACTTCTTTTTTCAAACACAAACTTTGGAGATTTAAATTACCTGTTTTCAGGCTACTTTGATACAAACATTGGAAACAAAAAAGAACCTATCTCTTACACGAAAATAGCCCAAAGTATAGGCTTAAATCCTGATGAAATACTTTTCTTATCAGACAACCCTGATGAGATACTGGCAGCTGCCAAAGCAGGAATGAAGGTTGTTAGATTGGTAAGACCGAATGATGCAGAGTATATAAAAGATTTTCCTTATCCTCAGGTAGAAAGTTTTATTCAGATAGATCTGACAGTGTTATAA
- a CDS encoding ABC transporter ATP-binding protein, which translates to MSIKIKVENLVKAFGKKEVLKNVSFEVKEREVFVLMGGSGSGKSTVIKHIIGLLKPTSGKIYIDGVDITTLKDFELIEFRKKIGYLFQEGALFDSLKVWENVGFYYLENTKMPQDEIRKLATQKLALVGLKDIEDLYPSQLSGGMRKRVSLARAISYNPEIILYDEPTSGLDPVTSAMIDNLILKLRDELGVTSIVVTHDLESAFNIADRIAMIHKGVIYAIGTPQEIKNHPDPVVQQFINRRPEGPITEELMKELQKSNNT; encoded by the coding sequence TTGAGTATTAAGATAAAAGTTGAGAACTTAGTAAAAGCTTTTGGTAAGAAAGAAGTTTTAAAAAATGTTAGTTTTGAAGTAAAAGAGAGAGAAGTTTTTGTATTAATGGGAGGAAGTGGTAGCGGTAAAAGTACAGTCATAAAACATATAATCGGACTCCTTAAACCTACATCAGGAAAGATTTACATTGATGGAGTAGATATAACAACATTAAAAGATTTTGAGCTTATAGAGTTTAGAAAGAAGATTGGCTATCTTTTCCAAGAAGGAGCTTTGTTTGACAGTTTAAAAGTATGGGAAAATGTAGGATTTTACTACCTTGAAAACACGAAAATGCCCCAAGATGAGATTAGAAAGCTTGCAACACAAAAGTTAGCTTTAGTAGGATTAAAAGATATAGAAGACCTCTACCCTTCCCAGCTTTCTGGAGGTATGAGAAAAAGAGTCTCTTTAGCAAGGGCTATATCTTACAATCCTGAAATCATACTTTACGATGAACCCACATCTGGATTAGACCCTGTAACCTCTGCAATGATAGACAACCTTATACTAAAGTTAAGAGATGAGCTTGGAGTCACTTCTATAGTTGTTACCCACGATTTAGAGAGTGCCTTTAATATAGCAGATAGGATAGCAATGATACACAAGGGTGTTATCTACGCAATAGGAACACCTCAAGAGATTAAAAACCATCCCGACCCTGTCGTCCAACAGTTTATAAACAGAAGACCAGAAGGACCAATAACAGAAGAACTTATGAAAGAACTTCAAAAATCTAATAATACATAA
- the thrC gene encoding threonine synthase, which translates to MGCKWKGIIEAYREYLPVSDKTPIITLHEGNTPLIKADNLSKEIAPDKNLTIYLKYEGLNPTGSFKDRGMTMAISKAKESGKEAVICASTGNTSASAAAYAARAGMRAYVLLPKGAVAIGKLSQAMVYGAKIIAVMGNFDDALEIVREIGEKYPVEVVNSVNPYRLEGQKTAAFEVCDYLEEAPDFHFLPVGNAGNITAYWKGYKEYYQLGKVKKTPRMIGWQAEGAAPIVKGFPIKNPQTIATAIRIGNPYSWQPALQAAKESNGFIDAVSDEEILQAYKLVASTEGVFCEPASAASIAGVIKAYKKGVFKGGETIVCTLTGNGLKDPDTVIKASEKPVELPPDLDEIAKFLELK; encoded by the coding sequence TTGGGCTGTAAATGGAAAGGAATAATTGAAGCTTACAGAGAATACTTACCAGTAAGTGATAAAACACCGATTATAACTCTCCACGAAGGGAACACACCCCTTATAAAAGCAGATAACCTGTCAAAAGAGATAGCCCCTGATAAAAATCTTACAATCTATTTAAAGTATGAAGGATTAAACCCTACAGGGTCTTTCAAAGACCGTGGTATGACTATGGCTATATCAAAAGCAAAGGAATCAGGTAAAGAAGCTGTAATATGTGCATCAACAGGAAATACTTCAGCGTCTGCAGCTGCCTATGCAGCAAGAGCTGGAATGAGAGCCTACGTCTTACTTCCCAAAGGTGCCGTTGCCATAGGAAAACTATCTCAGGCTATGGTCTACGGAGCTAAAATTATAGCTGTTATGGGAAATTTTGATGATGCACTTGAGATTGTTAGAGAGATAGGAGAGAAGTATCCTGTTGAAGTTGTAAACTCTGTTAACCCTTATAGATTAGAAGGTCAAAAAACGGCAGCCTTTGAAGTATGTGACTATCTGGAAGAAGCTCCGGACTTTCACTTTTTACCTGTAGGGAATGCAGGAAACATCACAGCTTACTGGAAAGGCTACAAAGAGTACTATCAACTTGGTAAAGTGAAAAAAACACCAAGGATGATAGGATGGCAAGCAGAAGGAGCTGCACCTATCGTAAAAGGTTTTCCTATAAAAAATCCACAAACGATAGCAACAGCAATAAGAATAGGAAATCCTTACAGCTGGCAACCAGCTTTACAAGCAGCAAAAGAAAGTAATGGCTTTATAGATGCAGTATCAGACGAAGAAATACTACAGGCATACAAATTAGTAGCATCAACAGAAGGCGTTTTCTGTGAACCTGCTTCTGCAGCTTCTATTGCAGGAGTTATAAAAGCCTATAAAAAAGGTGTTTTCAAAGGTGGAGAAACTATTGTGTGTACTTTAACAGGAAACGGTTTAAAAGACCCTGATACTGTAATCAAAGCCAGTGAAAAGCCAGTAGAACTACCACCAGATTTAGATGAAATAGCAAAGTTTTTAGAGTTAAAATGA
- a CDS encoding ketopantoate reductase family protein, translating into MKNILIVGLGAVGTVFAVFLKKAGHKVYGLVRDKSKYKCETLKVDGIWGVHEAKLDAVVDKVEDLNTNFDLIIVAVKSFDTEEVVKSIKDLVKEKTFVLLTQNGYGNYETAINHIKKEKVLLGRVIFGSKINQPCYATVTVNADDVRIGHPENLATDKDVIDVVCTIKHSGIPASFSKEVYKILWDKILYNSALNPLGAILKKRYGELAENPYTRELMNEIIREIFEVCRLNNIQLNFKSPEDYIEFFYSKLIPPTKDHYPSMYYDLISGNKTEIDALNGAIVKLGEKIGYIPKVNKTIVNLVKSFSLQTF; encoded by the coding sequence ATGAAAAACATCCTTATCGTAGGACTTGGTGCAGTAGGTACAGTTTTTGCAGTATTTTTAAAAAAAGCAGGTCATAAAGTTTATGGACTTGTTAGAGATAAAAGTAAGTATAAGTGCGAAACTTTAAAAGTTGACGGTATATGGGGAGTCCACGAGGCAAAGTTAGACGCCGTAGTAGATAAAGTAGAAGACTTAAATACAAATTTTGACCTAATAATAGTTGCAGTAAAATCTTTTGATACAGAAGAAGTTGTAAAATCGATAAAAGATTTAGTTAAAGAAAAAACTTTTGTTTTACTAACTCAAAACGGTTATGGAAACTATGAAACAGCTATAAACCATATAAAAAAAGAGAAAGTTTTACTTGGTAGAGTTATATTTGGAAGTAAGATAAACCAGCCCTGTTATGCAACAGTTACGGTAAACGCCGATGATGTACGAATAGGACATCCAGAGAACCTGGCTACAGATAAAGATGTTATTGACGTTGTATGTACTATAAAACATTCTGGCATTCCAGCTTCTTTTTCAAAAGAAGTATACAAGATTTTATGGGATAAAATACTCTACAACAGTGCTTTAAACCCCTTAGGTGCAATACTAAAGAAAAGATACGGAGAACTTGCAGAAAATCCTTACACAAGAGAATTGATGAATGAGATTATAAGAGAAATTTTTGAAGTCTGTAGATTAAACAATATACAGCTAAACTTTAAATCACCAGAAGATTATATAGAATTTTTCTACTCAAAACTAATCCCGCCTACAAAAGACCACTACCCTTCAATGTACTACGATTTAATATCCGGAAACAAAACAGAGATAGATGCCTTAAACGGAGCAATAGTAAAGTTAGGAGAAAAAATTGGATACATACCAAAAGTAAATAAAACTATTGTAAATCTTGTAAAGAGCTTTAGCTTACAAACCTTTTAA
- a CDS encoding DUF255 domain-containing protein encodes MKHYFLFIILVLVLGCSTANEIKWLDFEEGLKRAKKENKLILLDISAKWCHYCNLMETTTYSDKEVIKIINKKFIPVKVDADLRKDINKKYNQGGLPTTAILTPDGTLIYGNLYLPPEDLKKVLLYFSSLSKEEIEKIKTEKELKSQLPFSLKETKIDKSVFNLVNTNILGMIDKEYGGYYDEVKFPIDNIVYYLILKYLENPNNLSLLKKTLQGYEKLIDKEEGGIFRYATKRDWTQPHYEKLLRDQASIALAFFNAYSVLKDKSLLDDANLILDFSKKTLYNQKEKYFYGSQGADIVDDEGKILVSGEVYFSKNKQDRRFLENVYRRKLPLDDNFYFGENALMVKTLAYSYLFNKNNNDLKIAENLMNKIIKEGFKQNGIIHTPKVNKYFLDNQINTLDALFTLYQITGKDLYLKNFKNLLDVVLKIYYSQKIGLFTDYEDTGLNLNRISYVDSIVSLNFKLAKIIYQYQLLDDNKNLENIKNSILNKLTNFNTVETALGLYLYFKPPIFSIYVNKEKVFNNKVYEFFPFWNIGLSFTPEDNNFRKLGYPYEGFPIVYICSLRMCFEKIKYSDIENYDFKIFFKKYLNQDTM; translated from the coding sequence ATGAAACATTATTTTTTATTTATAATTTTAGTTCTTGTCTTAGGATGTTCAACGGCCAATGAGATAAAATGGCTTGACTTTGAAGAAGGATTAAAGAGGGCAAAAAAAGAAAATAAATTAATTCTTTTAGATATATCAGCTAAATGGTGTCATTACTGTAATCTTATGGAAACCACAACATACTCTGATAAAGAAGTAATTAAGATAATTAACAAGAAATTTATACCAGTTAAAGTTGACGCAGACTTAAGAAAAGATATTAATAAAAAATACAATCAAGGAGGGCTACCAACAACAGCAATACTAACTCCAGATGGAACATTAATCTATGGCAATCTATACCTTCCTCCAGAAGATCTGAAAAAAGTCTTACTTTACTTTTCTTCACTCTCAAAAGAAGAAATAGAAAAGATAAAAACTGAGAAAGAATTAAAAAGTCAGTTACCATTTTCATTAAAAGAAACTAAGATAGATAAATCTGTCTTTAATTTGGTAAACACTAACATATTAGGAATGATAGACAAAGAATACGGTGGATACTATGATGAAGTTAAATTTCCTATTGATAATATTGTTTACTACCTAATCTTAAAATACCTAGAAAATCCAAACAACTTGAGTTTATTGAAAAAAACCCTGCAAGGATACGAAAAACTCATAGATAAGGAAGAAGGTGGAATTTTCAGGTATGCAACTAAAAGAGATTGGACACAACCTCATTATGAAAAACTTTTAAGAGACCAAGCCAGTATTGCATTAGCATTTTTTAACGCATACTCTGTTTTAAAGGATAAAAGCTTGCTTGATGATGCAAATCTGATTTTAGATTTTTCCAAAAAAACTTTGTACAATCAAAAAGAAAAATATTTTTATGGCAGTCAAGGAGCTGACATAGTTGACGATGAAGGAAAAATTTTAGTATCTGGAGAGGTTTACTTTTCAAAAAACAAACAGGACAGAAGATTTTTAGAAAATGTTTACAGAAGAAAACTTCCTCTTGATGATAACTTCTACTTTGGTGAAAATGCTTTAATGGTAAAAACCTTAGCCTATTCTTATCTTTTTAATAAAAATAATAACGATTTAAAAATTGCTGAAAATTTAATGAATAAAATAATAAAGGAAGGGTTTAAACAAAACGGAATTATTCACACTCCAAAAGTAAATAAATACTTTTTAGACAATCAAATAAACACTTTAGATGCATTATTTACACTTTATCAAATTACAGGAAAAGATTTATATTTAAAAAATTTCAAAAATTTGTTAGATGTAGTCTTAAAAATTTATTACTCACAAAAAATCGGGTTATTTACAGATTACGAAGATACAGGATTAAACTTAAATCGGATAAGTTATGTTGACAGTATTGTATCTCTTAACTTTAAGTTAGCAAAGATAATATACCAGTATCAGTTATTAGATGATAATAAAAATCTTGAAAATATAAAAAACAGTATTTTAAACAAACTTACTAACTTTAATACTGTAGAAACAGCATTAGGTCTATACCTTTACTTTAAGCCTCCGATATTTAGCATTTATGTAAATAAAGAAAAAGTGTTTAATAATAAGGTCTATGAATTTTTTCCTTTCTGGAATATTGGTCTATCTTTCACACCAGAAGATAATAATTTTAGAAAATTAGGTTATCCTTATGAAGGCTTTCCAATAGTTTATATCTGCTCTTTAAGAATGTGCTTTGAAAAGATAAAGTATTCTGATATTGAAAATTATGACTTTAAAATTTTCTTTAAAAAATACTTAAACCAAGATACTATGTAA
- a CDS encoding phosphate/phosphite/phosphonate ABC transporter substrate-binding protein, with translation MLKKVLILLLLFVSVSFAQEKLIFAVLSYGDPIKEYKRYSVFARYLSEKIKKDVDVVIVEDIEKLFQMFKKKEAHMAVGCSVVYFELKRQYNVEAVAVMKINGKAVENGVLIARKDSPINSIEDVKGKRITLGSPICMSNCVMPLYMLANAGITQHDVINIWSSGTDKGAILALISSIADVAGVKEESIKDYQQYVKVIAKSPSFPRHIIMVSKNIDKKVYKEIEYAIFSADENTLKQMEVDGFVKPQPKMFEIIKNYRKVLELFPVLK, from the coding sequence ATGCTAAAAAAGGTGTTAATTTTATTACTTCTTTTTGTTTCGGTATCTTTTGCACAAGAAAAGTTAATATTTGCCGTCTTATCTTACGGAGACCCTATAAAAGAGTATAAAAGGTACAGTGTTTTTGCAAGGTACCTATCAGAAAAAATAAAAAAAGATGTTGACGTAGTAATAGTAGAGGATATAGAAAAACTCTTTCAAATGTTTAAAAAGAAAGAAGCTCATATGGCAGTAGGATGTTCTGTTGTTTATTTTGAATTAAAAAGACAGTATAACGTAGAAGCTGTTGCTGTTATGAAAATCAACGGTAAAGCTGTAGAAAACGGTGTTTTAATAGCAAGAAAAGACAGTCCTATAAACAGTATAGAAGATGTAAAAGGTAAAAGGATAACCTTGGGAAGTCCTATATGTATGAGCAACTGTGTTATGCCCCTTTACATGCTTGCAAACGCAGGAATAACTCAACATGACGTTATTAACATATGGAGCTCTGGAACAGACAAAGGAGCTATACTTGCCTTGATTTCATCTATAGCAGATGTAGCGGGAGTAAAAGAAGAGAGTATAAAAGATTATCAGCAGTATGTTAAAGTTATAGCAAAATCACCTTCATTTCCAAGACATATAATTATGGTTTCAAAAAATATTGATAAAAAAGTTTACAAAGAGATAGAGTATGCTATTTTTTCCGCAGATGAGAACACTTTAAAACAAATGGAAGTTGATGGATTTGTAAAACCCCAACCTAAGATGTTTGAAATTATAAAGAATTACAGAAAAGTCCTTGAACTGTTTCCTGTCTTAAAATGA
- a CDS encoding sensor histidine kinase translates to MKSLRNLSIKLKTSLSISVYILAVLVGSILFTVYNFQERLLEDRIKSLEENVKNLSESYKDKIIVKNLEKIDELVGFLKSIKSVKNVFILDKNETVIGSTDLEYLGKLESNFPKKDLQKIEYNLSVDGEPVGKVVVLYDIKEIKQDIINDIKKIIYPLSLIVGFIIVASFLGTFFISTVLVNPLIKLKESILNLFWTGFYNLKEAVEFKPKTKSDVICVKGITEKCWLGSKNGKEILFSLGEKSIKECPKCEVFSKLSGDEIDNLTYSFYMMLSSLNDYINKLEEAYKERETLSCMAAMGEMSAKIAHEIKNALYSISNAANYIKNNANDEIIKEFGKIIKEESYRLNDMTVSFLNFSKLIEPKFSQEDLNEVIKNSIGLLIYDCEDYGIKVDLKLDNNLPKTFIDQNLIKQVLVNLILNSIDAIREKNTENPIIKISTEYLRNKDKIRLTVEDNGIGIKEENKGKIFKPFFTTKPKGTGLGLPMVYKIIFLHGGTVNVESVYGKYTKFIIEIPVDRSGKDV, encoded by the coding sequence ATGAAGAGTTTAAGAAATCTGTCTATAAAGTTAAAAACATCTTTATCAATCTCCGTTTATATTTTAGCAGTCCTTGTAGGGTCTATACTGTTTACAGTGTATAACTTTCAGGAAAGACTCTTAGAAGACAGGATAAAATCATTAGAAGAAAATGTTAAAAACCTGTCAGAGAGCTACAAAGATAAAATCATAGTAAAAAACCTTGAAAAGATAGATGAGTTAGTAGGATTTTTAAAAAGTATAAAATCTGTTAAAAATGTGTTTATCTTAGATAAAAATGAAACGGTAATAGGAAGTACAGATTTAGAGTATTTAGGTAAACTTGAGTCTAACTTTCCAAAAAAAGACTTACAAAAGATAGAGTATAACCTCTCTGTTGATGGAGAACCTGTCGGAAAAGTTGTTGTTCTGTATGATATTAAAGAGATAAAGCAGGATATTATCAACGATATAAAGAAAATAATCTATCCTCTTTCTTTAATAGTAGGATTTATAATAGTGGCATCTTTTTTAGGAACTTTCTTTATCTCAACTGTTTTAGTAAATCCACTTATAAAACTAAAAGAAAGCATACTAAACCTTTTTTGGACTGGATTTTACAATCTTAAAGAAGCTGTAGAGTTTAAACCAAAAACTAAATCTGATGTAATCTGTGTGAAAGGAATTACTGAAAAGTGTTGGCTTGGCTCAAAAAATGGTAAGGAGATACTTTTTTCTTTAGGTGAAAAGTCTATAAAAGAATGTCCAAAGTGTGAAGTTTTTTCAAAGTTATCAGGAGATGAAATAGACAATCTTACTTACAGTTTTTATATGATGCTTTCTTCTTTAAACGATTATATAAATAAACTTGAAGAGGCATACAAAGAAAGAGAAACCCTAAGCTGTATGGCTGCAATGGGAGAGATGAGTGCAAAGATTGCCCACGAGATAAAAAACGCCCTTTACTCAATCTCAAACGCTGCCAACTACATAAAAAACAACGCAAACGATGAGATTATAAAAGAGTTTGGTAAAATCATAAAAGAAGAAAGCTACAGATTAAACGATATGACTGTTTCATTTTTAAACTTCTCAAAATTGATAGAACCAAAGTTTTCCCAAGAAGATTTAAACGAGGTTATAAAAAACTCCATAGGACTGCTTATATATGACTGTGAAGATTACGGCATTAAGGTAGATTTAAAACTTGATAACAACCTTCCAAAAACCTTTATAGACCAAAATTTAATTAAACAAGTTTTAGTTAACCTCATATTAAACTCAATAGATGCAATAAGAGAAAAAAATACAGAAAACCCAATTATAAAAATATCCACAGAGTACTTGAGAAATAAAGACAAAATAAGATTAACTGTAGAAGATAACGGAATAGGAATAAAAGAAGAAAACAAAGGAAAAATATTTAAGCCGTTTTTCACAACAAAACCAAAGGGAACAGGACTTGGACTTCCTATGGTTTATAAGATAATCTTTCTACACGGTGGAACTGTAAACGTTGAATCTGTGTATGGAAAATACACTAAATTTATTATAGAAATACCAGTAGACAGGAGTGGTAAAGATGTTTAA
- a CDS encoding sigma-54-dependent transcriptional regulator: MFKVLLIDDEESILKIIKTVLTKEGYEVDTAKSKSEALTKLTTNIYNLILSDYLLEDGTGIEILEDFRKKDSITPFIIITAYGSINGAVEAVKKGANHYIPKPIDTDNLIKLIQFYKEKQSNPFEVEEFEGIIGKSKKMKELFNEIEIVSKSESYILIEGESGTGKELVAKAIHKRSRRANNPFVPINCSAIPSELFENELFGHEKGAYTGAASREIGKIELAGEGTLFLDEIGEMPLFMQAKLLRVLQEKEFYRVGGTSLIKMRCRVISATNRNLEQMVENKEFREDLFYRINVIHLKIPPLRERKEDIPLLVKRFIEKFSKINNKNIYDIDNEALEILMEYDWPGNVRQLENIIERTVVLCQGEIITSQHLPQRIKEKPLVSKINLEKSLNLYEIEKNIILKVLQEENFNQTKAAQRLGISRKQLRTKMKNFGLL; this comes from the coding sequence ATGTTTAAAGTTTTGTTGATAGACGATGAAGAGAGTATTTTAAAAATTATTAAAACAGTCCTTACAAAAGAAGGCTATGAAGTTGATACCGCAAAAAGTAAGTCTGAAGCACTAACAAAGTTAACCACAAACATTTATAATCTAATCTTGTCTGACTATTTGCTGGAAGATGGGACTGGAATAGAGATTTTAGAAGATTTTAGGAAGAAAGACAGTATAACGCCTTTTATAATCATCACTGCATACGGGTCTATAAATGGAGCTGTAGAAGCTGTAAAAAAAGGAGCTAATCATTACATACCAAAACCTATAGATACAGACAACCTTATAAAGCTTATTCAGTTTTACAAAGAAAAACAATCAAACCCATTTGAAGTAGAAGAGTTTGAGGGTATTATCGGAAAAAGTAAAAAAATGAAAGAGTTATTCAACGAAATAGAAATAGTTAGTAAAAGTGAGTCTTATATTTTGATAGAGGGAGAGAGTGGAACAGGAAAAGAGCTTGTGGCAAAAGCTATCCACAAAAGGTCAAGAAGGGCAAACAATCCTTTTGTACCTATCAACTGTTCTGCGATACCATCAGAACTTTTTGAAAATGAACTGTTTGGACACGAAAAAGGAGCTTATACAGGAGCTGCAAGTAGAGAGATAGGAAAAATAGAGTTAGCGGGAGAAGGAACTTTATTTTTAGATGAGATAGGAGAAATGCCTCTTTTTATGCAGGCAAAACTTCTGAGAGTACTTCAAGAAAAAGAGTTTTACAGAGTAGGCGGGACTTCTTTAATAAAGATGAGATGTAGAGTTATATCAGCAACCAACAGAAACCTTGAACAGATGGTAGAAAATAAAGAATTTAGAGAAGACCTATTTTATAGGATAAATGTAATTCACTTAAAAATCCCACCTTTAAGGGAAAGGAAAGAAGACATTCCTCTACTTGTAAAAAGATTTATAGAGAAATTTAGTAAAATAAACAATAAAAATATATACGATATAGATAACGAAGCTCTGGAAATTCTTATGGAATACGACTGGCCCGGAAATGTAAGACAACTTGAAAACATAATAGAAAGGACTGTAGTTCTTTGCCAAGGAGAGATAATAACCTCTCAACATTTACCTCAAAGAATAAAAGAAAAGCCTTTAGTATCCAAGATAAACTTAGAAAAAAGTTTAAACCTTTATGAAATAGAAAAAAACATAATACTAAAAGTTTTACAAGAAGAGAACTTTAACCAAACAAAAGCAGCTCAAAGACTTGGAATATCAAGAAAACAACTTAGAACAAAGATGAAAAACTTCGGTCTTTTATAA
- a CDS encoding c-type cytochrome, with the protein MKRFILAGLTAGILGMWIPSHAVESAKVIAATCFGCHGPNGKTVNKNGYSIVGKPAAVIEKTLLQYKEDKLKGTIMNRLAKGYTDEEIKKVAEYLATLK; encoded by the coding sequence ATGAAAAGATTTATTTTAGCGGGTTTAACAGCAGGAATCTTAGGAATGTGGATTCCTTCCCATGCAGTAGAGAGTGCAAAAGTTATAGCAGCTACATGTTTTGGTTGTCATGGTCCAAACGGCAAAACAGTAAATAAAAATGGTTACTCTATAGTAGGTAAACCAGCAGCAGTTATTGAAAAAACATTACTACAGTATAAAGAAGACAAACTAAAAGGAACTATAATGAATAGATTAGCAAAGGGATACACAGATGAAGAGATTAAAAAAGTGGCAGAGTATTTAGCAACTTTAAAGTAA